The Eleutherodactylus coqui strain aEleCoq1 chromosome 6, aEleCoq1.hap1, whole genome shotgun sequence genome window below encodes:
- the LOC136571784 gene encoding FERM domain-containing protein 6-like, producing MWYKAGCIVVLDKALYEREVFILSGTSTYRSLSIDPTETFKIASSKLLPEGLVVKEVNSSTSSSSETVVKLRGQSIDSLPQTSCRKPKTSTDWHSLSLDDIRLYQKDFLQIASLCQDTAQSYTFGCGHDADNRGLYCNGCLAQQCINIQEPFVAKKASKYFSLDLTHDEVPEFVV from the exons ATGTGGT ATAAGGCCGGTTGTATTGTGGTACTTGACAAAGCTTTATATGAACGTGAAGTATTTATATTATCTGGCACCTCCACTTACCGATCTCTTAGTATTGATCCAACAGAAACATTTAAAATTGCTTCATCCAAGTTGCTACCGGAAG GATTAGTAGTAAAAGAAGTAAACTCTTCAACCTCAAGCTCTTCAGAAACCGTGGTGAAGCTCCGTGGTCAGAGCATTGACTCTTTGCCACAG ACCAGTTGTAGGAAACCAAAGACCTCGACAGATTGGCACAGCTTGAGTCTGGACGACATCCGGTTATACCAGAAAGACTTTCTCCAGATTGCCAGCCTATGCCAGGACACTGCCCAGAGCTACACCTTTGGCTGTGGCCATGATGCAGACAACAGAGGCCTTTATTGTAACGGATGCCTTGCCCaacagtgcatcaacatacagGAGCCCTTTGTGGCCAAGAAAGCCAGCAAATACTTCTCCTTGGACCTTACTCATGATGAAGTCCCCGAGTTTGTTGTGTAA